The Mixta hanseatica genome includes a region encoding these proteins:
- the nfo gene encoding deoxyribonuclease IV produces MKFIGAHVSAAGGVEQAVLRAHELEATAFALFTKNQRQWRAAPLSTATIDAFRSACEKYGYSSGQILPHDSFLINLGHPLEEPLEKSRKAFIDELQRCEQLGLSLLNFHPGSHLSQIDEDACLQRIAESVNIALDKTRGVTAVIENTAGQGSNLGYRFEHLAAIIDRVEDKSRVGVCIDTCHAFAGGYDLRSEADCEATFAEFDRIVGFQYLRGMHLNDAKSAYASRVDRHHSLGEGNIGKTVFSWLMKDSRFDNIPLILETINPDIWKDEIAWLKSQQRATSVD; encoded by the coding sequence ATGAAATTTATTGGCGCGCATGTCAGTGCGGCGGGCGGTGTGGAACAGGCGGTGTTACGCGCCCATGAACTGGAAGCCACCGCCTTTGCGCTGTTTACCAAAAATCAGCGGCAGTGGCGAGCGGCGCCCTTATCCACCGCGACGATCGACGCCTTTCGCAGCGCCTGCGAAAAGTATGGTTACAGCAGCGGTCAGATCCTGCCGCACGACAGCTTTTTAATTAATCTCGGGCATCCGCTGGAAGAGCCGCTGGAAAAATCGCGTAAGGCGTTTATTGATGAATTGCAGCGCTGCGAACAGCTGGGGCTGTCGCTGCTTAACTTTCATCCCGGCAGCCATCTTAGCCAGATCGATGAGGACGCCTGCCTGCAGCGCATTGCTGAATCGGTGAATATTGCGCTGGATAAAACCCGTGGCGTTACCGCGGTAATTGAAAATACCGCCGGTCAGGGCAGCAACCTGGGCTATCGCTTTGAGCATCTGGCGGCAATTATCGATCGGGTGGAAGATAAATCGCGCGTTGGCGTCTGTATCGATACCTGTCACGCGTTTGCCGGCGGCTACGATCTGCGCAGCGAAGCGGATTGCGAAGCGACTTTTGCCGAGTTCGATCGCATTGTCGGCTTCCAGTATCTGCGCGGCATGCATTTGAACGATGCGAAAAGCGCTTATGCCAGCCGCGTTGACCGCCATCACAGTCTCGGCGAAGGCAATATCGGCAAAACCGTATTTAGCTGGCTGATGAAAGACAGCCGCTTTGATAATATTCCACTGATTCTGGAAACCATTAATCCCGATATCTGGAAAGATGAAATCGCCTGGCTGAAATCGCAGCAGCGCGCCACCAGCGTCGATTAA
- a CDS encoding YnfC family lipoprotein — protein MKKWFLFSGALCLTASVQATSPIRFQPAVLNAAQLFNHDPSVGPVKHSLQWIRNSTGELLAMTDVWYDRSGCFTRINMADKLNDAEFHIVNQHGVLTSNRGQPVSGKVNQRCQVTELENKSGKYRLSYNAQGLLESIIDRVSGKVSQRFEYRFGQFPVRIRDYEKQTDSRFFYPAGNPQFVDMETSLTAGKDTVWLKQSCSYQKDGNVALCSQITANDADYRDAVSVTFSNHKMENY, from the coding sequence ATGAAAAAATGGTTTTTATTCTCAGGTGCGTTATGCCTGACGGCCTCCGTGCAGGCGACCTCACCGATACGTTTTCAGCCTGCGGTACTTAACGCCGCGCAGCTCTTTAATCACGATCCCAGCGTCGGGCCGGTTAAACATAGCCTGCAGTGGATCAGAAATAGCACGGGCGAACTATTGGCTATGACAGATGTTTGGTACGACCGCAGCGGCTGTTTCACCCGCATCAATATGGCCGATAAGCTCAACGACGCTGAATTTCATATCGTTAACCAGCATGGCGTCCTCACCTCGAATCGAGGCCAGCCTGTTAGCGGAAAGGTAAATCAGCGCTGCCAGGTGACCGAGCTGGAAAATAAAAGTGGGAAATACAGGCTTAGCTACAATGCGCAGGGATTGCTGGAAAGTATTATCGATCGCGTAAGCGGTAAAGTTAGCCAACGCTTTGAGTATCGTTTCGGGCAGTTTCCGGTACGTATTCGGGATTATGAAAAACAAACAGATAGCCGTTTTTTTTACCCGGCAGGTAACCCGCAGTTTGTGGATATGGAAACTTCGCTAACAGCAGGAAAGGATACCGTATGGCTTAAACAGAGCTGTAGCTATCAGAAGGATGGCAATGTCGCACTCTGTTCACAAATCACTGCAAACGATGCAGATTATCGTGATGCGGTGTCAGTGACCTTTTCTAACCATAAAATGGAAAATTATTAA
- the fruA gene encoding PTS fructose transporter subunit IIBC: MKTLLITDPSLGLASGYMAKQLIAAAAGKSGLALVENPADAELVIVLGNKQPTDSALNGKAVWLGEAAQALRDPQAFLTRAKAEAKPWQAPAAEPIAAPATADVAASGAKRIVAVTACPTGVAHTFMAAEAIETEAKKRGWWVKVETRGSVGAGNPITPQEVADADLVIVAADIEVDLAKFAGKPMYRTSTGLALKKTAQEFDKALAEARPYQPKGNASGAANDGEQQERAGAYRHLLTGVSYMLPMVVAGGLSIALSFAFGITAFKEQGTLAAALMQIGGGTAFALMVPVLAGFIAFSIADRPGLTPGLIGGMLASSINAGFLGGIIAGFIAGYAAKFLSSKVKLPQSMEALKPILIIPLVASLITGLLMIYVVGTPVAKIMEGLTHWLGNMGTANAVLLGAILGGMMCADMGGPINKVAYAFGVGLLSSQTYAPMAAIMAAGMVPPLAMGVATLLARRKFNKGQQEGGKAALVLGLCFISEGAIPFAARDPMRVLPCCIVGGAVTGAISMMVGAKLMAPHGGLFVLLIPGAITPVLGYLLAIVVGTVLAGVSYAVLKRPEAELAKA, from the coding sequence ATGAAAACGCTGCTGATTACAGATCCTTCGCTGGGGCTGGCCTCCGGTTATATGGCAAAACAACTTATCGCGGCGGCGGCGGGCAAGTCTGGCCTGGCGCTGGTGGAAAACCCTGCCGATGCTGAGCTGGTTATTGTGCTGGGCAACAAGCAGCCCACAGACAGCGCGCTGAATGGCAAAGCGGTATGGCTGGGCGAAGCGGCGCAGGCGCTGCGCGATCCGCAGGCTTTCCTGACCCGCGCTAAAGCGGAAGCAAAACCCTGGCAGGCTCCGGCTGCCGAGCCGATTGCGGCGCCGGCAACGGCTGATGTTGCCGCCAGCGGGGCAAAACGTATTGTGGCGGTTACCGCCTGCCCAACCGGCGTAGCCCATACTTTTATGGCCGCCGAAGCGATTGAAACTGAAGCGAAAAAACGCGGCTGGTGGGTAAAAGTGGAAACGCGCGGCTCGGTCGGCGCGGGCAACCCGATTACGCCGCAGGAAGTCGCCGACGCCGATCTGGTGATCGTGGCGGCGGATATTGAAGTGGATCTGGCAAAATTTGCCGGCAAGCCGATGTATCGCACCTCTACCGGCCTGGCGCTGAAGAAAACCGCGCAGGAGTTTGATAAAGCGCTGGCTGAAGCGCGTCCTTATCAGCCGAAAGGCAACGCGTCGGGTGCGGCTAACGACGGCGAACAGCAGGAGCGCGCCGGAGCCTATCGCCATCTGCTGACCGGCGTTTCCTATATGCTGCCAATGGTGGTGGCGGGCGGCCTGTCGATTGCGCTGTCCTTCGCTTTTGGTATCACCGCCTTTAAAGAGCAGGGCACGCTGGCGGCGGCGCTGATGCAGATCGGCGGCGGCACCGCTTTTGCTCTGATGGTGCCGGTGCTGGCAGGCTTTATCGCTTTCTCTATTGCCGACCGTCCTGGCCTGACGCCGGGCCTGATCGGCGGGATGCTGGCCAGTTCGATTAACGCCGGTTTCCTTGGCGGCATTATCGCCGGTTTTATTGCCGGTTACGCCGCGAAGTTTCTGAGCAGTAAGGTGAAGCTGCCGCAGAGTATGGAGGCGCTGAAGCCAATATTAATTATTCCGCTGGTGGCCAGTCTGATTACCGGTCTGCTGATGATTTACGTGGTCGGTACGCCGGTAGCGAAAATCATGGAAGGCCTGACGCACTGGCTGGGCAATATGGGTACGGCGAATGCGGTGCTGCTGGGTGCGATCCTCGGTGGTATGATGTGCGCCGATATGGGTGGCCCGATTAACAAAGTCGCCTATGCCTTCGGCGTAGGTCTGCTCAGTTCGCAAACCTATGCGCCGATGGCGGCGATTATGGCCGCCGGCATGGTGCCGCCGCTGGCGATGGGCGTAGCGACGCTGCTGGCGCGCCGGAAATTTAACAAAGGTCAGCAGGAGGGCGGTAAAGCGGCGCTGGTGCTGGGGCTGTGCTTTATTTCCGAAGGCGCTATCCCGTTTGCCGCTCGCGATCCGATGCGCGTTCTGCCTTGCTGTATCGTTGGCGGTGCGGTAACCGGCGCTATCTCGATGATGGTGGGCGCGAAACTGATGGCGCCGCACGGCGGTCTGTTCGTGCTGCTAATCCCGGGCGCGATTACGCCGGTGCTGGGTTATCTGCTGGCGATTGTGGTGGGTACGGTGCTGGCAGGCGTCTCTTACGCGGTGCTGAAACGTCCTGAGGCTGAACTGGCGAAAGCCTGA
- the fruK gene encoding 1-phosphofructokinase: MSRRVATITLNPAYDLVGYCPEIERGEVNLVKTTGLHAAGKGINVAKVLKDLGIDVTVGGFLGKENQDGFQHLFSELGIANRFQVVPGRTRINVKLTEKDGEVTDLNFSGFDVSAQDWERFTADSLTWLGQFDMVCVSGSLPAGVAPDAFTRWMSDLRTQCPCIIFDSSREALVAGLKAAPWLVKPNRRELEIWAGRKLPTLEDVIEAAHALREQGIAHVVISLGAEGALWVNASGEWIAKPPACEVVSTVGAGDSMVGGLIYGLLMRESSEHTLRLATAVAALAVSQSNVGVTDRTQLAAMMARVDLKPFN; encoded by the coding sequence ATGAGCAGACGCGTCGCAACCATTACGCTAAATCCGGCCTATGACCTGGTAGGTTACTGCCCGGAAATCGAGCGTGGTGAAGTTAACCTGGTGAAAACCACCGGTCTGCACGCTGCCGGCAAAGGTATTAACGTAGCGAAAGTGCTGAAAGATCTGGGCATTGACGTCACCGTTGGCGGTTTCCTGGGGAAAGAAAATCAGGACGGCTTCCAGCATCTGTTTAGCGAACTGGGCATCGCCAACCGTTTTCAGGTCGTGCCGGGCCGTACGCGTATCAACGTTAAGCTGACCGAAAAAGATGGCGAAGTCACCGACCTGAACTTTTCCGGTTTCGACGTCAGCGCCCAGGACTGGGAACGCTTTACCGCCGATTCTCTGACCTGGCTGGGCCAGTTCGATATGGTCTGCGTAAGCGGCAGCCTGCCTGCTGGCGTGGCGCCGGACGCCTTTACCCGCTGGATGAGCGATCTGCGCACTCAGTGCCCATGCATCATTTTCGACAGCAGCCGCGAAGCGCTGGTCGCCGGGCTGAAAGCCGCGCCATGGCTGGTGAAACCGAATCGTCGCGAGCTGGAAATTTGGGCCGGACGTAAGCTGCCTACGCTTGAAGATGTTATCGAAGCGGCGCACGCGCTGCGCGAACAGGGCATCGCTCACGTGGTGATTTCGCTGGGCGCGGAAGGCGCGCTGTGGGTTAACGCCTCCGGAGAATGGATCGCGAAGCCGCCTGCCTGTGAAGTGGTTAGCACCGTAGGCGCGGGCGATTCGATGGTCGGCGGGCTGATCTACGGCCTGCTAATGCGCGAATCAAGCGAACATACTCTGCGTCTGGCTACCGCTGTCGCCGCACTGGCGGTCAGTCAAAGCAATGTAGGCGTAACCGATCGTACTCAGTTGGCCGCGATGATGGCGCGCGTCGACCTGAAACCCTTTAACTGA
- the fruB gene encoding fused PTS fructose transporter subunit IIA/HPr protein, which produces MFQLDIKAIHPGQTAGNKEEAIRQVAAALTAAGNVGEGYVNGMLAREQQTSTYLGNGIAIPHGTTDTRDLVQQTGVQVFQFPQGISWGEDQTAYVVIGIAARSDEHLALLRQLTHVLSDDDVAAQLRTTDSAEELRSLLMGEKQGSEFKFDTSLIAVDVNASDLMTLQALNAGRLQQAGAVDARFVAQVIGAKPLNLGQGIWLNDSTDGNLGSAVAVSRAAQPFDVEGETAAMLVTVAVADDKPLQVLNYLSDLLLKNKAERLLKADAAGVLALLTSEVDEQADVLTAEFIIRNEHGLHARPGTALVSVIKQFNCDVTITNLDGSGKPANGRSLMKVVALGVKKGHRLRFTASGEDAQQALNAIEEAINSGLGEGAA; this is translated from the coding sequence ATGTTCCAGCTTGATATCAAGGCTATCCATCCAGGGCAGACAGCCGGTAATAAAGAAGAGGCTATTCGTCAGGTCGCCGCTGCGTTGACCGCCGCTGGCAACGTTGGCGAAGGCTATGTCAATGGCATGCTGGCCCGCGAACAACAAACTTCAACTTATCTGGGCAACGGTATCGCAATTCCTCACGGCACCACCGATACCCGCGACCTGGTTCAGCAAACCGGCGTCCAGGTATTTCAGTTTCCGCAGGGCATCAGTTGGGGTGAGGATCAAACCGCGTATGTGGTAATCGGCATCGCCGCCCGCTCCGATGAGCATCTGGCGCTGCTGCGTCAGCTGACCCATGTGCTGAGTGATGATGATGTCGCAGCGCAATTAAGAACGACCGACTCCGCTGAAGAGCTGCGCAGCCTGCTGATGGGCGAGAAGCAGGGCAGCGAATTCAAATTTGATACCTCGCTGATCGCCGTTGATGTCAACGCCAGCGATCTGATGACGCTGCAGGCGCTTAATGCGGGCCGCCTACAGCAGGCCGGCGCGGTCGATGCGCGCTTTGTCGCGCAGGTTATCGGTGCGAAGCCGCTGAACCTGGGCCAGGGCATCTGGCTGAACGACAGCACCGACGGCAATCTGGGCAGCGCCGTGGCGGTCAGCCGCGCCGCACAGCCGTTTGACGTTGAAGGCGAAACAGCAGCGATGCTGGTAACCGTTGCGGTAGCCGATGATAAACCGTTGCAGGTGCTCAACTATTTGAGCGACCTGCTGCTGAAAAATAAAGCGGAACGGCTGCTGAAGGCCGACGCCGCAGGCGTTCTGGCGCTGTTAACCAGCGAAGTGGATGAGCAGGCGGATGTGCTGACGGCGGAATTTATCATCCGCAACGAACATGGTCTGCATGCCCGTCCGGGCACCGCGCTGGTGAGCGTCATCAAACAATTTAACTGTGACGTCACTATCACCAACCTGGACGGCAGCGGTAAGCCGGCCAACGGTCGCAGCCTGATGAAAGTGGTCGCGCTGGGCGTGAAAAAAGGTCATCGCCTGCGCTTCACCGCCAGCGGCGAAGATGCGCAGCAGGCGCTGAATGCGATTGAAGAGGCCATTAACAGTGGCCTGGGCGAGGGGGCAGCATGA
- a CDS encoding YkgJ family cysteine cluster protein produces the protein MECRSGCGACCTAPSISSPIPGMPHGKPANTPCVQLDEQQRCKIFASPLRPKVCAGLQPSAEMCGASREQALTWLLILEAATAP, from the coding sequence ATGGAATGTCGTAGCGGTTGTGGGGCCTGTTGTACAGCGCCGTCCATCTCATCACCCATTCCCGGGATGCCGCACGGCAAACCGGCCAATACGCCCTGTGTCCAGCTGGATGAGCAGCAGCGCTGTAAAATATTCGCTTCGCCGCTGCGTCCGAAAGTCTGCGCCGGACTACAGCCCTCGGCTGAAATGTGCGGCGCGTCGCGCGAACAGGCGCTGACCTGGTTGTTAATCCTGGAAGCGGCTACCGCCCCCTGA
- the yeiP gene encoding elongation factor P-like protein YeiP yields MPKANEIKRGMAVTWNGKLLLVKDIDIQSPSARGASTLYKMRFTDIRTGMKVEERFKGDDILDAISLVRRSVTFSYVDGDEYVFMDEEDYTPYILKKDQIEEELLFIPEGGMPGIQVLTMDGQVLALELPQTVDMEIVDTSPGIKGASASARTKPAVMATGLSIQVPEYLSNGDKIRIHIAERRYMGRAD; encoded by the coding sequence ATGCCAAAAGCTAACGAAATTAAACGCGGTATGGCCGTGACCTGGAACGGCAAGCTGCTGCTGGTTAAAGACATTGATATTCAAAGCCCCAGCGCGCGCGGCGCGTCTACCTTATATAAAATGCGCTTTACCGATATCCGTACCGGAATGAAGGTCGAAGAACGTTTTAAAGGCGACGATATTCTTGATGCCATTTCACTGGTGCGCCGTTCCGTCACCTTCTCTTATGTGGATGGCGATGAATATGTCTTTATGGATGAAGAAGACTACACGCCTTACATCCTGAAGAAAGATCAGATCGAAGAAGAACTGTTGTTTATCCCTGAAGGCGGCATGCCGGGTATACAGGTATTGACGATGGATGGTCAGGTGTTGGCGCTTGAACTGCCGCAAACCGTCGATATGGAAATCGTAGATACTTCGCCGGGGATTAAAGGCGCATCAGCCAGCGCGCGCACCAAACCTGCCGTGATGGCCACTGGCCTTTCCATTCAGGTGCCTGAATATCTCAGCAACGGCGATAAAATCCGTATCCATATCGCCGAACGCCGCTATATGGGGCGTGCAGACTAA
- a CDS encoding CobW family GTP-binding protein, with amino-acid sequence MIQVNLITGFLGSGKTTTLLHLLAQKPEGENWAILVNEFGEIGIDGALLAESGAVLKEIPGGCMCCVNGLPMQVGLNMLLRQHQLDRLLIEPTGLGHPKQILDMLSAEVYQPWLNIQASLTLLDPRQLSDERVRTNENFRDQLAAADIIVANKQDRWQQQDRQALAQWQKDQLGDRLLVCTEYGRIDPTLLAQPRRNLRALPQGEAHQHAHRDSGLAALRLDRNTRWRRAFNQGQGYTACGWAFDSDTLFDTIGILEWARLAPVSRVKGVVRIAEGAVSINRQGADFHIETRQTPPPDSRIEIIHDSEADWNQLQRELLKLRLSDKP; translated from the coding sequence ATGATCCAGGTCAACCTGATTACCGGGTTTCTTGGCAGCGGCAAAACCACCACGCTATTGCATTTACTGGCGCAGAAACCGGAAGGCGAAAACTGGGCCATCCTGGTGAATGAATTCGGCGAAATCGGCATTGACGGCGCGCTGCTGGCGGAAAGCGGCGCGGTGCTGAAAGAAATTCCCGGTGGCTGTATGTGTTGCGTTAACGGCCTGCCGATGCAGGTGGGGTTAAACATGCTGCTGCGTCAGCATCAGCTCGATCGGTTGCTGATCGAGCCCACCGGCCTTGGCCATCCTAAACAGATTCTCGATATGCTGAGCGCCGAGGTATATCAACCCTGGCTGAACATCCAGGCCTCGCTGACGCTGCTTGATCCGCGTCAGTTGAGCGATGAGCGCGTGCGTACCAATGAGAATTTCCGCGATCAGCTGGCCGCGGCGGATATTATCGTCGCCAATAAGCAAGATCGCTGGCAGCAGCAGGATCGTCAGGCGCTGGCGCAGTGGCAGAAGGACCAGCTGGGCGATCGGTTGCTGGTCTGTACCGAATATGGCCGCATCGATCCGACATTATTAGCGCAGCCGCGCCGTAACCTGCGCGCCCTGCCTCAGGGCGAAGCGCATCAGCACGCTCACCGAGACTCAGGCCTTGCCGCGTTACGGCTCGATCGCAATACGCGCTGGCGTCGGGCCTTTAATCAGGGCCAGGGGTACACTGCCTGCGGCTGGGCTTTTGACAGCGACACGCTGTTCGATACCATCGGCATTCTTGAATGGGCGCGTCTGGCCCCGGTGTCGCGGGTTAAAGGGGTGGTGCGCATTGCTGAAGGCGCGGTCAGTATTAATCGTCAGGGCGCCGATTTTCATATCGAAACGCGCCAGACGCCGCCGCCGGATAGCCGTATTGAAATTATTCACGACAGTGAAGCGGACTGGAATCAGCTCCAACGCGAGCTGTTGAAACTCCGTTTAAGCGATAAGCCCTAA
- a CDS encoding phosphatase PAP2 family protein gives MNAKRLAIILLLNLLGVALFLSWFLPEHHGAWFNIDKAIFFWFNQHMATSHIFALLLAITNYRGFDAVSLLAMGLLYWSYWRRETPEGRRRMLAIGVCMLLTAVVLNQLGHLLPVQHASPTLFFEQAYRVSELTGIPAKDASKDSFPGDHGMMLIIFACFMLRYFGKRAFVMALVIVVLFSLPRIMAGAHWFTDVAVGSLSVMLVGLSWWLITPASDVVVNWLWRTLPGRYKPGQPH, from the coding sequence ATGAACGCAAAACGTTTAGCGATTATTTTGCTGCTGAATCTGCTTGGGGTGGCGTTATTTTTATCCTGGTTCTTACCTGAGCATCACGGTGCCTGGTTCAACATCGATAAAGCGATCTTTTTCTGGTTTAACCAGCATATGGCCACCAGCCATATCTTTGCCTTATTGCTGGCGATCACCAACTATCGCGGCTTTGACGCGGTATCGTTGCTGGCGATGGGCCTGCTTTACTGGTCATACTGGCGGCGTGAAACGCCGGAAGGCCGTCGCCGCATGCTGGCGATCGGCGTCTGCATGCTGTTAACGGCAGTGGTGCTTAACCAGCTCGGCCATCTGCTGCCGGTACAGCACGCCAGCCCAACGCTGTTTTTTGAGCAGGCTTATCGCGTCAGCGAGCTGACCGGCATTCCGGCGAAAGATGCCTCTAAAGATAGCTTCCCGGGCGATCACGGCATGATGCTGATTATTTTTGCCTGCTTTATGCTGCGTTACTTTGGCAAAAGGGCTTTTGTCATGGCGCTGGTGATTGTGGTGCTGTTCTCGTTGCCGCGTATTATGGCGGGCGCGCACTGGTTTACCGATGTCGCTGTCGGCTCGCTCTCAGTCATGCTGGTGGGTCTGAGCTGGTGGTTGATAACTCCCGCCAGCGATGTTGTGGTTAACTGGCTGTGGCGCACGCTGCCGGGCAGATATAAACCCGGCCAGCCGCACTAA
- the mepS gene encoding bifunctional murein DD-endopeptidase/murein LD-carboxypeptidase, which translates to MVKSQPFLRYILRAIPAVALATLLSACSGHHGQNAQTETHAVNNQNGFLLQASQDEFEQMVQNVDIKSRILEQYADWKGVRYRLGGTTKRGIDCSAFVQLTFREQFGLDLPRSTSEQKDTGRQVARTKLRPGDLVLFRAGSTGRHVGIYLGNDNFVHASTSSGVMISSLNDSYWKNRYREARRVLSRTQS; encoded by the coding sequence ATGGTCAAATCTCAACCGTTCCTGAGATATATCTTGCGGGCAATCCCTGCTGTCGCGCTGGCGACGTTACTCTCAGCATGCAGTGGTCATCACGGGCAAAATGCGCAAACTGAGACCCATGCAGTGAATAACCAAAATGGTTTTTTACTTCAAGCGTCTCAGGATGAATTTGAACAAATGGTGCAGAATGTCGATATTAAATCGCGCATTCTGGAGCAATATGCCGACTGGAAAGGCGTGCGTTATCGTTTAGGCGGTACCACTAAACGCGGCATTGACTGTTCCGCATTTGTGCAGCTTACTTTCCGTGAACAATTCGGTCTTGACCTGCCGCGCTCAACGTCAGAGCAAAAAGATACGGGCCGTCAGGTAGCGCGTACCAAGCTGCGTCCCGGCGACCTGGTGCTGTTTCGCGCAGGCTCTACCGGCCGTCACGTAGGCATCTATCTGGGCAATGACAATTTTGTCCATGCCTCGACCAGCAGCGGCGTGATGATCTCCAGCCTTAATGATTCATACTGGAAAAACCGCTATCGCGAAGCACGACGCGTATTAAGCCGGACACAAAGTTAA
- a CDS encoding cyclic di-GMP phosphodiesterase, translated as MPLSKVIKRQADHPRRIAWISTVAGLIFFLVFSAVTLFIIQHKRAQQHDRLVNASKAYMQDLFNNLEKSLMPLLKYTDGSCQRAGSVLTSRAAFINDIRTILLVHDGQAWCSSATGTFLLPVSHFSPLLKLTRPHDIVLVGGTPMLPHKPAILLWLQHPEAIHQGILATLDVNITPLLLLVAGHESVDGLAIASGDKALLTWSNKLVPRTTLPARALRQFTLPGYALTFYLYGEELTLRDIAFVLIAGLLLAVVVASASWLLFSLRLRPGKEILLGIKRNEFHVVYQPLLEAASGRVYGLEALLRWTHPVTGPIPPDAFINYAESQNMIVPLTRHLFRLVAQDAQLLRCYLPPGTIMGLNIAPGHLSAGSFHQDVNEWIAAMPPAHFDYVFEITKRTMVAGKNVAAVFDWLHQQNITIAIDDFGTGHSALIYLEKFNFDYLKIDRGFVQSIGMETVTSPVLDAVLTLARKLNLKTVAEGVETEEQAAWLIKRGVSHMQGYLFSRPLPPEQLISYLQQQADAH; from the coding sequence ATGCCATTATCCAAAGTTATAAAGCGCCAAGCGGATCACCCGCGCCGGATAGCCTGGATCAGTACCGTTGCGGGACTCATTTTCTTTCTTGTTTTTAGCGCCGTTACACTGTTTATTATCCAACATAAACGGGCGCAGCAGCACGATCGGCTGGTAAACGCCAGCAAAGCCTATATGCAGGATCTGTTTAATAATCTCGAAAAAAGCCTGATGCCGCTGCTGAAGTATACGGACGGCAGTTGTCAGCGCGCCGGTAGCGTGCTGACCTCGCGCGCAGCCTTTATTAACGATATTCGCACCATCTTGCTGGTGCATGATGGCCAGGCCTGGTGCTCATCGGCGACCGGTACTTTTCTGCTACCGGTGAGTCATTTCTCTCCTTTGCTGAAACTGACACGTCCGCACGATATCGTGCTGGTCGGCGGGACGCCAATGCTTCCCCATAAGCCTGCGATACTGCTGTGGCTACAGCATCCTGAAGCCATTCATCAGGGCATCCTCGCCACGCTGGATGTTAATATAACGCCCTTGCTGTTGCTGGTGGCAGGACATGAGAGCGTTGACGGGCTGGCCATCGCCTCGGGCGATAAGGCGCTGCTGACCTGGAGTAACAAGCTGGTACCCCGTACGACATTGCCCGCTCGGGCGCTGCGCCAGTTTACCCTGCCGGGCTACGCGCTTACCTTCTACCTGTACGGCGAAGAACTTACGCTACGTGATATCGCTTTTGTGTTAATTGCTGGCCTGTTGCTGGCCGTGGTGGTCGCCTCGGCCAGTTGGCTCCTCTTTTCACTGCGCCTGCGTCCCGGTAAAGAGATCCTGCTGGGTATCAAACGTAACGAGTTCCATGTGGTTTATCAGCCGTTGCTTGAAGCGGCATCCGGTCGCGTCTACGGGCTGGAGGCGTTACTGCGCTGGACGCACCCGGTTACCGGCCCTATCCCGCCGGATGCCTTTATCAACTACGCCGAAAGCCAGAATATGATCGTGCCGCTGACGCGTCACCTGTTCAGGCTGGTTGCGCAGGATGCCCAGCTGCTCCGCTGTTATCTGCCGCCGGGAACGATAATGGGGCTGAATATCGCTCCAGGGCACCTTTCTGCCGGGAGCTTTCACCAGGATGTTAATGAGTGGATCGCCGCCATGCCGCCCGCGCATTTTGATTATGTGTTTGAGATAACTAAACGCACCATGGTGGCTGGAAAAAATGTCGCAGCGGTGTTTGACTGGCTGCACCAGCAAAATATCACTATCGCGATTGACGATTTCGGCACCGGCCACAGTGCGCTGATTTACCTGGAGAAATTCAACTTCGACTATTTAAAAATCGATCGCGGTTTTGTGCAGAGTATCGGCATGGAAACCGTGACGTCGCCAGTGCTGGATGCGGTGCTGACCCTGGCGCGTAAGCTAAACCTGAAAACCGTTGCCGAAGGCGTAGAGACGGAGGAACAGGCCGCCTGGCTGATTAAGCGCGGCGTCAGCCATATGCAGGGCTATCTGTTTAGCCGACCGCTACCGCCTGAGCAACTCATCAGTTATTTGCAACAACAGGCCGACGCGCACTGA